In the Carboxydothermus hydrogenoformans Z-2901 genome, TCTCCTTCCCCGAAAGGGTTCCGGAGTAAGGTAAGGGCAATCGGTTTCCACCAGTAGATACTCTAAAGGTACTTTTTTAGCCACTTCTTTACCTTTGACGTTGTTTTTAAAGGTAAGCGGCCCCGCTAAGGAAATGTAAAAGTTAAGCTCTTTAATATACCTTAAAGCAAGCTCTGCCGAACCGGAAAAGCAATGTATCACCCCCGGAAGCCCAAGAGCGTGTTCCTTTAAGGTATCAAACACCTCCTGGTGGGCATCCCGGTCGTGAATTATTACTGGCTTTCCTTTTTCCCGGGCAAGTTTTAGCTGGCGGATAAAAGCTTCCCGCTGGACCTCGCGGGGAGATAAGTCCCGGTAAAAGTCAAGGCCTATTTCCCCTAAAGCCACTACCCGGGGGTGGTCTAAAAGCTGTTCTAAACGGCTAAAAACCTGATCATTTAGGGCTTTAGCATCATGGGGATGAATTCCAACGGCAGCATAAATTTCCGGATATTTTTCCGAAAGCCTAACCGCTTCTTCCGAAGTAGGAAGATCATAGCCTACGGTAATAATTTTTTCCACCCCGTTTTGCCGGGCACGCTTTATAACCTCTTCCACATCGTCTTTAAATTTCTGGTCGTTTAAGTGAGCATGGCTGTCAATGAGCATAAGCCTTCCTTCTCCTGTTTTTAATTTATTTTACCTTGCTCCCCGGGGGGATTTGGTCATCAACAAATAGTACCTGGAGATTGCCATTACCGGATGCTGCCAAAACCATCCCCTGGGATTCAATACCCCGAAGCTTTGCCGGTTTTAGGTTGGCAACAATCACCAACTGTTTGCCAATCAGCGCTTCCGGTTCATAATACTGGGCAATCCCTGCCACAATCGTTCTCTCTTCGTCTCCGAGAGTAACTTTAAGCTTTAAAAGCTTATCGGTCTTGGGTACCCGTTCGGCCTCAAGAACCCTGGCTACCCTTAAATCAATTTGGGAAAATTCGTCTATGGTAATGAGAGATTTTTCTTCCCCTTGTTCGGTCACGGTCTTTTCCTCCTTTTTGTCGGTAGCAGCCGTTCCTGCATTAATTGTGGTCAGTGGTTGGTCGTCGGTAGTCTTTAATAAAATTTCAGGATCGAGGCGGGGGAATAAAGGTTCGCCTTTTTTGATTTTTACTCCTGCCGGAAGTCGTCCCCAGTTGGAAAGCGACTCCCAGGTAAAGAGGGATTCGTCGTTAACTCCAAGCTGGGCGGAAACTTTAGCAGGGAAGTTGGGCATTACCGGTTTTAAAAGAACGGTAATAAACCGGTAACCTTCCAACACTACGTAAAGAACCGTTTTAAGCCGCTCAATTTTGCCTTCTTTGTTTAAACTCCAGGGGGCTACTTCGTCAATATACTTATTAAGCCGGGTTACCAGTCGCCAGATATTAGCAAGAGCTCCGGCAAGGTCAAATTTATCCATTAATTTTTCAGTTTCCGCCGGTAAAGCTAAAGCCAGTTCTATTACTTCCCGATCAATTTCCTCATATTCAGAAGGAAGGGGTATCTCTCCTCCAAGGAACTTTTCTAACATGGACAGCGTACGATTTAAAAGATTACCCAGGTCATTGGCCAAATCAACATTTATCCGGTTGATTAACGCTTCTTCGGAATACACCGCATCAAGCCCCAGAGGCATTTCCCGCACTAAAAAGTAACGGACCGCATCCACTCCGTATTTTTCAACTAATTTTACCGGGTCAACTACATTACCCTTGGATTTAGACATCTTGCCCCCTTCCAGAACAAACCAGCCGTGCCCTACTACTTTTTTGGGAAGCTCAATCCCTAAAGCAAGAAGAATTATTGGCCAAATAACGGTGTGGAAACGCACGATGTCTTTCCCAACTAAATGAACGTCCGCCGGCCAGTATTTTTGGAAAAGATGGTCATCATCGGTGCCGTAACCTAAAGCAGAAATGTAGTTGGTAAGGGCATCCACCCAAACATATACCACATGCTTTTTATCAAACGGCACAGGTATTCCCCAGTTAAAAGTGGTCCGGGAGACGCATAAGTCTTCTAACCCCTGCTTTATAAAATTTATCATTTCGTTACGCCGGGACTCGGGAACTATAAACTCCGGATTTTCTTCAATGTGCTTTAAAAGCCGGTCGGCATACTTGGACATCTTAAAAAAGTAGCTTTCTTCCCGGGTCCACTCTACCGGGCGCCCGCAGTCCGGACACTTGCCGTCAATCAGTTTGCCCTCGGTCCAAAAAGCTTCGCAGGGCGTGCAGTACCATCCTTCATAGGCCGACTTATAGATATCTCCCTGGTCGTAAAGCTTTTGAAAAATCGCCTGTACCACTTTTTTGTGCCGCTCTTCGGTGGTACGGATAAAGTCGTCATAGCTTATATCTAAAAGCTTCCATAAATGTTTAAAACTATCGACGATGGGGTCAACGTATTCTTTGGGAGAAAGTCCCTGGCTTTTAGCTTTTCTTTCAATTTTCTGGCCGTGTTCGTCGGATCCGGTTAAGAACCAGACATCATAACCGGTCATCCGTTTAAAGCGAGCCATCGTATCCGCTGCCACGGTAGTATACGCATGGCCGATATGTAAATTATCGCTGGGATAATAAATCGGTGTGGTTATATAAAAGCTTTTGCCCATTTAAAACACGCCTCCTGCCTTACCGGTACTTTTTGGTGATATCGTACCAAACTTAAAATTAACCGTCAACTGCTAAGAATTTTTTAAAAAAAATTGGACAAACCTTATTGACTATTAGAGTTAACTTTGGTAATATTTAGTTGAAAAAATTTTGTCGAAAATTGCAATAATAAAGGAGGAGAATTCATAATGAAATCTACCGGAATAGTCAGAAAAGTAGACGAGCTGGGCCGGGTAGTAATCCCCATTGAGCTGAGAAGAACTTTGGGCATCGAAGAAAAGGATGCTCTGGAAATTTACGTAGACAACGAAAAAATTATTCTCAAAAAGTATGAACCGGCTTGCATTTTCTGCGGTAACGCTGCAAACGTCCATCACTACAAAGGAAAGCTCATTTGCACCGATTGTTTAAAGGCTTTATCCGAAGAAGCAAAAGCTATTTAAAAAGCGGAAGTTAACGCTTCCGCTTTTACTTTTTCTTTCTGGTACCAGTTTAAAAACTTAGAAAAAATCTCTTTTTCCTCCTGACCGTAAACTTTTAGAAAAGCTTTTGCTTCCCCGCTTCGTTTTGTCTCCTCAAGAAAACGTAGTAGACCTTCCCGGCCTTTTTTTGCTTCCAAAAACTTAACAAAATAATAACTCTGGCGATAAGCTGCATACTGGTTCTCTTCACTATCAAGATTTTTTTCCAGTTCCTTAATACTATAAAAGACTTCCTCCTCATTCCCCCAAAATGCCGGTGCTTCACCAAAGGCTACTTCCGCCCACTGGGCAACTCCCTCGTGTAAATAGCGTGAAAGTTTGCCCCCGGTTTTAATGTCGATTAAAAGGTGGGATATCTCATGGGCTAAAGCCTGGCTTTCCCAATCGTTTGCAAGATAAATAACCCCTTCCCAATAGTACCCCTGGGAGGGCAGGGCAAACAAGCCATAAGAATTAAGATTAGAAGTTAATACAATTACCGCCCGGTTTTTAGCTTGATAGGAAAAATATTTTTTCTCTTTAGAAAAAAGGTTATTTACTCTGGGTAAAAAACCCCGGGGAAGAGGGTTTTTACTTAGTACCGTTACCTCTCTGTAGTTATAAACTTTATACCCGAGTAACTTAAAGCTAAAAACTGTAAAGCTCTGTTTTAACGAATGTTTTGTTGCAAAAGGCATCTGGCTTAAAAAGAGTAACACAAGTAACAATAACCCAATTATTCTTTTTCGGTCAAAAAATAAAGCCCGCATGGGGATCTCCTCCTCTATGGGGCCTTTTTACCTGATTATAAAATATTTTAAATTTTAATTATAGTTTAAAGTTCTGGTAATTTATTTTTTGTTAAGATTTTTTTCAAACTCTTCTATGATTTTTTTCGCATTTTGAGCATCTGCGGAAGTAGGATCCGATAACGCTATAGCCTTTTCCAGTTCAGCAATTCCCTCTTTGTATTTTTGTTTACCGTAACCCAGGAAAATACCATAATTAAAATGAGCTTTAACGTGATTTGGGTCAATTTTTAAGGCATCTTCCACCTGTTTTATCGCATCATCCACCTGGCCCAGGTAAAAAAGCGCAATAGCCCGGTCCACCATTACCGGAACGTTCGTGCTATTGAGCTCTAAAATTTTCCCAAAATAATACGCAGCTTTTAAGTAACCTTCGGGAGTACTTTTATCAAAGAGGGTGACGGCCAGTTGATACATTTTATTAACATCAGTAGGGTTTGCCAGGACTTCCGCCTCTAAAGCAATCGCCGGGTCTATTACCTGGTTATTTTGGTTTTGATTAATATTTGAGCTATTACCAATAGTCCAGGCAACGGAAGAGGCTATCAGACCCAAACCAAGAACCACCGCAACGGTCCATAAAATTATTTTTTGCTGCCGCTTTTTAGCTCTTAATTGCAAAATACTCATATTATCTCCCCTTGCTTTGGCTTTTTACTTATATAATTCTTTTTTCTTTTCGTTAATCCTGCAAGAAAAGTTAAAATCTTAACAAAGATATAAATTAAGCCGGCAGGAGCCGGCCATAATTGTGGTCAGTGGTTAGTGGTAAGTCGTCGGTAATTAAGAAATAAAAAACTATAACAGCCGGCTATTGCCGGCCCATCGTTCTTAAGGTAAATATTTTAACGGATTTACTGGATTACCATTTATTAGTATTTCAAAATGCAGGTGAGAACCAGTAGAACGGCCGGTGCTACCAATTAACCCAATTATGTCTCCCGCTTCTACTCTTTGGCCTTCGCGAACCAAAATTTTCGATAGGTGGCCGTACTTGGTTTTGTAAGGCCCGGCATGGTCCAAGACAATAAGCTTACCATAACCATCTTCCCAGCCGGCAAAAGTTACAACACCATCCCGCGCAGCCCTTACCGGATCCCCGGTAGAGCCATCAATATCAACGCCTTCATGTATCCTACCCCAGCGCTCGCCAAAGGGGGAGTTAATTCCCCCCCGGGCAGGCCAGATAAATCTATCCCCTTCATCCCGGGAAGCTATTAACCGCAATTTACGGGAAGCTTTTTTGGGGTTTTGAACATCGGCTTTGGATTTTCGAACGGAAGTCTTGGTTTTCAAGGTATTTTCTTTAGCTTTAGTTACCAAAGTAAGCTTTGGGTCTATACTGGCCAACAACGCAGTGGAAAAACTATTTACTTTGGCTATCTCTCTATTTTCTTCAAAACTTTGTCCCAGGATAAATAAGCTAATTGTTATGATAAGTGCTGGCAAAAGTAAGCCTTTTCTTAAAAACTTCATTTATAACCTCCACTTGCCAAGAATCTTTTAATATTTTACCAAAAATTTTCGACTATGTCCAAGCAAAAAATGTAAAAGGCAGGGAAAACCCTGCCCTAAACACTTGATAAAACAAATTGTTTATGAAGAGCGGTATAAATTGCTACTACCTCCAGCGGTTGAAAATCTTTCAAACAACTTACGGTTTTTGGAAGTTCGATCACCACAAAGCCTTTTAATAAAGTGACTGGCGGAAGAGTTTTTCCAGCAAGGAGATTATTTACAATATCGCTACAATCGATTTCCAGTGCAGCGTTGGGAAGTAATGTTTCTGTTATTTTATCCCCAATTATTGGATAATTGTGTGCTCCTTCCGGTAGTGCGATTACCGCCTTTTTAGTAAAGGTTAGTGGGTGATCGGTTAGGTTTATTACATTGATCGCCGTGGCATAATTTGCAGGCTTTAAAGGTGGCTCTTCACCCGGTGGCAATGTTGCCTCTGGAGGTTCTGAAGGGTTTGGAATAAAGCCGCAAATAAATTTTACCGGGTAAACCAAAATTCTCCGGCCACCTAATAGCTGTTCTCGGGGCTTAATATATTCCACGTCCAGGGAAAGTCCTGCACCAACTGAAATTGGGAGAGGATTTGTAATAACCAACTTTACTACCTCCTTTTTAAGAGAATTTAGTCTCACCTACTATTAAGTTATGAAACCAACTCCAAAAAGGTTAAAGCCCCATTTCTGGGGCTTTAAATAAGACCTTCTTTTTTTAAGGTAAGATATAAAGCTATTTCTACCCTTTTTCGCATCATTTCACAGGAAGTTTTATAGGGCTTTAAAAGACTTCCGGTCATGTTTAAGTTGTTGGCATGACAGCCACCGCTGCAGTAATACCGGGCCCAGCAGGTAGCACATTCAGTTTTATTATAGATATGGGCATTTTTAAAGGTTTCTGGAATATCCTTACGAACTATACCTTCTTCTACATTTCCCATGCGATACTCGTCTTTACCCACGAATTGATGGCAGGGATAAATATCCCCTTCCGGCGATACGGCTATATACTCAAAACCAGCACCGCAGCCGGAAAGCCTTTTGTGAAGACACGGCCCTTCATAGGGATTTAAATTAAAGTGGAAAAACTCTACGTTTTTTCCTTCCTGCCAGAGCTTATAAAGATATTCTCCAAGTTCATCGTATTGCGCTTTTAAAACAGGTAAAAGTTCTTCTCTTAAGGCAAGGGGGGAAGAATCCGGTAATACCACCGGTTCTAATGAAATGGACTTAAATCCTTCCTGGGCTAAAGCCTTAAAATCTTCTGCAAAATCAGGGTTTTGGGCGGTAAAGGTACCCCGAATATAATAAGGACGGTCCCCCCACTTTTCCAAGAAATTTTTAATGTTGGTCAGAACCGTTTGGTACGAAGCTTTTCCCCCGGGCAAAGGACGCATCCGGTCATGAACTTCTTCCCGGCCATCTAAGCTTAAAACAATCCCCATGTCGTGCTCCGCTAAAAACTCCCGGACTTCATCGGTAAGGAGGAGAGCATTGGTGGTAAGGGTAAAGCTAATATTTTTACCAAAAGCTTTAGCTTTAGCTTTGCCGTATAAAACGGTAGCTTTGACCACTTCCCAGTTTAAAAGCGGCTCGCCCCCAAAAAAGTCCACCTCAAGGTTTTTCCGGTACCCACTGTTTTCAATTAAAAAATCAATGGCTTTTTGAGCAATCGTCAGGGGCATAAGCCCCCGTTCATGCCCGTAACTCCCGGTACCAGCAAAACAGTAGCGACAGCGCATGTTGCAGTCATGGGCAATGTTTAAACACATCGCTTTTATTTCTGTTTTTGGAGGCTTATAATTTTCTTTAAACTTATCCTCGGAAAAAAGCTGGCCTTCGGCAATCAAGGTTTTTATTTCCTCCAATGCTTCCATCACTTCGGCAGGGGAATAACGTCCTTCTAATTTTGGTAAAACCTTTTCTAAGGTAAGATCTTCTAATGGAGCTTTCCCCTGGTAGCCGTCATATTCTTTTAATATTTCGTAAGTAATTTCATCTAAAACATGGATTCCCCCGGAAAATTCGTCTACAGCAATATTTACTCCTTTATAGCGGTAAATGTGCATCATAGACCCTTCCTTCTTTATTTAAATAAAAAAATTAACCTAACCCAAAGGATTAGGTTAATCTTAGGTTAGTTCTTGCATACCTGATTTCCCACCGTGCAGGAAGTTTTGCAAGCCGACTGGCAGGATGCCTGGCAGTTGCCGCAACCTTTACCTTCAAAATGACCAAGGCTCCCTTTTAAAGATTTAATATGCTTCATTTAAAAACCCCCTTTGCCAAACTTTCCTTGATTATTATAGCTTAAATACTTTTGTAGCGTCAAATTTTTATTTTTCTACAATATTTCTATTTTAAACCAGTACTATTTTATGATAAGATTTTATTGAAGATAATTTTAAAGTCAATACTCAGATACATTTGCTGAAAGAATAATAGAACTCAGACAAATCAAAGGACTAACCACAAAAAAACTTGCTTCTGGCTATTGGAAGAAGAAAATAACTACAGGTAGGTGATGATTACATGGATATTACCAAAACCGAAGCCCGCTTAGACCAAATTACGGACATGCTAACTGAATTAATCCGCATAGTCGGCAATACCAACGCTGCAGTAGAAGGGCTTAGAAAAGATGTAGAAGGGCTTAGAAAAGATGTAGAAGGGCTTAGAAAAGATGTAGATGAACTTAAAAGCGATATGAAGGAAGTTAAACAAACGCTTAAAGAACACACAGAAAAGTTAGATTATGTCCTGTTTAAACTTGCCCATCACGATGCCGATATATTCAATCTCAAGCGTATTAAACCATAAAGCGATATTTACTCGTAGGTTACCCTTGAGGTTAAAAAAACTGCTACCACCAAAATAGATAAGGCATTAAAAAATGACACCAAAATGGCACCAAAAAAGGGTTCCGGAACCAACTAAAAGCTCCGGAACCCTTTCCTTCTTCTGGAGCGGGAAACGGGATTCGAACCCGCGACCCTCGGCTTGGGAAGCCGATGCTCTACCCCTGAGCTACTCCCGCTTATTTTCAAGGCTCCCAGCCCCCCACTTTGCCAGTGGTATCGGATTGGCCACACCTCACTATGTAATTTGATTCTCCACAACGTTGTAAATTCCTTCATATATGCGTAAAAAATTTTTTGCTACTCCATCAAATGATCTATAGCAATAATACCCTTCAATTCTCATCCATTTGTCCAACATGCATTTTAAACCCTTTTTTGTAAAACTTTTTAAAATTTTTATGTCTCCAACGTATAACAAATCAAATTTTTGCATTACCTAATATGTCAAAATATAGCTAAAGCCGAGTGTATAACTTAAATCTTTTACAGGCAAAAGTGTTTCCTTTTGGTCAGCCTCAAAATATGATGGGTAAGAAAGTAAGATGGTATTTAAACAAACTTTGGATCGTTTTCGTTGTTGAAAATAAAAAAGGGGACTGTCCTAATTCAAACAATCCCCTAAACACGTATTTAAAAAACCTGGTCACGTTTTTACTTCGTCTTTAAAAATTGCATTATTAAGCAAAAATCCTATTTTCAACCCATCTTTAAACCCCTGTTCGTATAAAAAACGAAAAACCAAAGCCTCCCTTTGCCCGACTAAGTCTTCATATTTTTCAAGCCACGACTTGTTATTATCAAGGAAACTTGAAAATATTTTTTCACATGCTATTTTCACGGAACATGTTAGTTGCTTATATTCCGAAGAAGTTGCAGCAATATGGTTTACAATTTCGTCTACTCTGTCATTTTTATAGTTTTCCAAAGCACTGTAAATGTCCCTCAAAAGATATTCCCTCCTTCATCCTCTTGTAAAAATCAATTATTGTATGTAACCTTAATTAAATCCTTTTCCCTTAATCCCTACAAAAAATATGTACGCCGCTACCATAAAATTGTAGCGGCTAATAAATACACCTGCTTTGTCAAGAAAAAGAAGGAGGCAGAAAAAGAAGGGAGAGAATGGGAATATCTATAAAACAGCACTTTTAGTGCTGTGGGAACCCCAGCAGGAATCTCAAGAGTTCTTGGTCAAAATGATGAAGGAGTTTTTTAACCCAATTTCTTCTTGAAAAACTTTTACTTGTAACATCGCCATCATAAACAATGATCCTTTAAAAAGTCAAGAAATTTTTCTTTATATCTTTTCAAACCAAATTTTTTTAAATACAGGTATATGAATTTCGGCAATGCAAAAAATAGAGTTATGAAAAAATCCAGTAACTTTCCACATTTGCAATTTAAAAAATGGTGGGATTTATCTAAACAAACTTAATTACACTTTTCACAAAAATGACTTTTTGTCAAAAGCGACCGAGCCCCTTTCCTTCTTTGAGAAATAATATTTATCAAAAGTTATATTTTTCGTTATAATTTCTTTTAACAAAATTCGATGCATCATCTATTATAAAACAAAAATAATTGCGAGCTTAGAAGAATTTATCTAAAAAAAATAGAGAGGATAAAGTTTCTCAGCCTATATTAACTTTTTTATTTCTTCAATAGAGAGCTTTGTTATCTTAGAAATCTTATCAATGCTTATAATACCTTCTTTCAGCATTTCCTTTGCTATTGCAATTTTTTCTTGCTTTGCTCCTTTTTCGATTATTATTTTGTATGTTTCGGATTCTTCAAGAAACATTTTCATCACCTCAATGTAATTTTAACAAAAAAAGAAACTACTAAACAGCCTCACGATAAACAAGGCTTCTCGCTTCCGTCTCTGTGATGTAAAAATCTTCCATAATCTCATGCACAAGTTTTTCTTTGTCTATTTTGCTTTTGTCTGCTTGTATGCTTTCTTTTTTCTTTTCTGCTTCCATTTCTTTCTCTTTTTTTATTTTTCCCGTAACACGAGACAAAAAATATGCGTTTACTTCATCTCGGAAACTCTTTTCTTGTGTTTTTTGCGTTTCTAGTGTGTCTGAGGCAAGTCCAAACTTTTTGCGGTATGTCTCTATGTCCACCGCCTCATCAATCGCATGTTGTATTTTTCTTCTTACAATCTGGTAAAAAGCCGAATCCCGTGGAGCAACCATCTCGCCGAAATCCTTATACCTGTCCTTTTTGTTCTTCTTTGGATATACTAAAATTTTCACTCTTGAAAAACCAAACTTTTTCATCTTTTCATAAGTTGCAATATTTGCTTTTATTCCATCATCCGTATTATCGTATGCTAAAATCATCTCTATATCCTTCCCAAAAACTTCCATTAAGAGTTCCATCTGCCGTTCAGATATAGAATTTCCGAGTGTCGCTACAACCGCAACGTCATCGAGACGGTAGCAGTAAACTCGTGCAGCATCCTTCGGGCCCTCGACGATCACGACTTTTTTATATTCATTCGGATTTTTTACATACTTGTAAAGGAGATAGAGATTTTCATCGCGTTTAAAACCAACAGTATTAATAATTCTCGATGTCAGCTTTTTCTTCTTATTGTTTTTTTGTTCCTCTGTAATTTCCGAGTTTTCCCAATACTGTTTTTTCCAAAAATTATCGCCCAAAACCTTATGTTCTCGTTCTTGTTCATCGTCAAAAATGCTCCGTCCCTGCAAGCCAACCACTTTCTCATTTATGTCTCTGATGGCGTAAATGACACGATAACGGAAGTCGTTCGATTCGTTGCAATCAGCCGATTCACTCCCGTCTCTGTAATAAATATCACACTCTTCCATCTCTTGTGCATTAAATCCTAACTTCTCCATATACATACATTTTCCCTTGGCTTCACTTAAGATTTTCTCAACATTCTTCTCGTTTACAAAACCCCTCAGTACTGTCTTACCCATTATTTTTTGAGTTTCTAAATCTCTTTCTTGCGAATTCTCCTCTAATATTTCCCACACAGTTTCGATATTGTCAACAAAAAGATCGGCACATTCTTTCAAAAGCCCCCAAATATCCCCCGTAAAACCACAGCGAAAACAGTTTCCATGCGGCAGGGCATCTTCATTCATAAAAATTGCAAAATTTTCGTGTTCACAAATTGGGCAAATATCAAGCTTTACAACATAATCACTAACATCTATAATTTCATACCGTTGCTTTTCTGTTTCTACTCACATAAAATAACCGTCCAATGCTCAGATTTCGTGGCCAAATAGAAAAGGAATTTGTTTAGATAATGGCGAATAATTGGAGAAAAAATCTAAAGAAGGAGAAAAAGGAAAAGTCTTCGAGTAAGGTTTACGGAGCTGACACTCCCCTTACCGAAGACTTTCCTCCATACCGTACTTTGATTGTAACTTATCTTGGAGCTTCAGTAAAGGAGTATTTAGAAAATTACTTAAATTTTTTGGAAGAAAACCAATGGTATTGCCCGGTTTGTAGTGCAAAGATGTCTTTTCACGGATGGTATCGACGAAAAATAATAACCTTAGATGGAACTACTACTAGAATTCCAATAGCCCGCTATCGCTGTTCTAACTGCCGGAAAACCCATGCCATTTTACCGGATTTTGTTGCGCCTTACCGCCATTATTCCCAGGTTTTGATTGCAGCTGTAGTTGAAGAAGTAGTTTCCAAGCAGGTACCGCCAGAACGGGTCGAGGGCAATCAGGATATTCCCACTACTCGGCGATGGATACGCCGATTTCTAAAGCGATGTCATGAGGTTATAGGCGTTTTAGAAAGTATAGCTTTTAGATACACCGGGCAAATAAAATCGCTTCTAACGGAAGCACGGTCGTCGCCCTGGGAGCAAATGCTTGCGGCTTTAGAACTACTGCCGGCGGTAAAAGCTACTTCGGTGTTTGGTGCGGTAAATCTCTGGCTGACCATGGACGTGGTCGGCCTCTGGCTTTAACTAATTTCACATAGTTTGGTCTCCTGGCCATTCTTGGGATTGTGGTATGGTGAATTTAACACCATATTTAAACAAGGAGATGGTCAGGTTGCCAAAGGAATTATCTTATCAGCAAGAAATTGCTCTTAAACGTTTTGCTCTGATA is a window encoding:
- a CDS encoding TatD family hydrolase gives rise to the protein MLIDSHAHLNDQKFKDDVEEVIKRARQNGVEKIITVGYDLPTSEEAVRLSEKYPEIYAAVGIHPHDAKALNDQVFSRLEQLLDHPRVVALGEIGLDFYRDLSPREVQREAFIRQLKLAREKGKPVIIHDRDAHQEVFDTLKEHALGLPGVIHCFSGSAELALRYIKELNFYISLAGPLTFKNNVKGKEVAKKVPLEYLLVETDCPYLTPEPFRGRRNEPGLVTLVAEEIARIKGIAKEEAFQALTENTTKLFNL
- the metG gene encoding methionine--tRNA ligase, with amino-acid sequence MGKSFYITTPIYYPSDNLHIGHAYTTVAADTMARFKRMTGYDVWFLTGSDEHGQKIERKAKSQGLSPKEYVDPIVDSFKHLWKLLDISYDDFIRTTEERHKKVVQAIFQKLYDQGDIYKSAYEGWYCTPCEAFWTEGKLIDGKCPDCGRPVEWTREESYFFKMSKYADRLLKHIEENPEFIVPESRRNEMINFIKQGLEDLCVSRTTFNWGIPVPFDKKHVVYVWVDALTNYISALGYGTDDDHLFQKYWPADVHLVGKDIVRFHTVIWPIILLALGIELPKKVVGHGWFVLEGGKMSKSKGNVVDPVKLVEKYGVDAVRYFLVREMPLGLDAVYSEEALINRINVDLANDLGNLLNRTLSMLEKFLGGEIPLPSEYEEIDREVIELALALPAETEKLMDKFDLAGALANIWRLVTRLNKYIDEVAPWSLNKEGKIERLKTVLYVVLEGYRFITVLLKPVMPNFPAKVSAQLGVNDESLFTWESLSNWGRLPAGVKIKKGEPLFPRLDPEILLKTTDDQPLTTINAGTAATDKKEEKTVTEQGEEKSLITIDEFSQIDLRVARVLEAERVPKTDKLLKLKVTLGDEERTIVAGIAQYYEPEALIGKQLVIVANLKPAKLRGIESQGMVLAASGNGNLQVLFVDDQIPPGSKVK
- a CDS encoding AbrB/MazE/SpoVT family DNA-binding domain-containing protein — protein: MKSTGIVRKVDELGRVVIPIELRRTLGIEEKDALEIYVDNEKIILKKYEPACIFCGNAANVHHYKGKLICTDCLKALSEEAKAI
- a CDS encoding peptidase MA family metallohydrolase, producing the protein MRALFFDRKRIIGLLLLVLLFLSQMPFATKHSLKQSFTVFSFKLLGYKVYNYREVTVLSKNPLPRGFLPRVNNLFSKEKKYFSYQAKNRAVIVLTSNLNSYGLFALPSQGYYWEGVIYLANDWESQALAHEISHLLIDIKTGGKLSRYLHEGVAQWAEVAFGEAPAFWGNEEEVFYSIKELEKNLDSEENQYAAYRQSYYFVKFLEAKKGREGLLRFLEETKRSGEAKAFLKVYGQEEKEIFSKFLNWYQKEKVKAEALTSAF
- a CDS encoding tetratricopeptide repeat protein, with the protein product MSILQLRAKKRQQKIILWTVAVVLGLGLIASSVAWTIGNSSNINQNQNNQVIDPAIALEAEVLANPTDVNKMYQLAVTLFDKSTPEGYLKAAYYFGKILELNSTNVPVMVDRAIALFYLGQVDDAIKQVEDALKIDPNHVKAHFNYGIFLGYGKQKYKEGIAELEKAIALSDPTSADAQNAKKIIEEFEKNLNKK
- a CDS encoding M23 family metallopeptidase, whose amino-acid sequence is MKFLRKGLLLPALIITISLFILGQSFEENREIAKVNSFSTALLASIDPKLTLVTKAKENTLKTKTSVRKSKADVQNPKKASRKLRLIASRDEGDRFIWPARGGINSPFGERWGRIHEGVDIDGSTGDPVRAARDGVVTFAGWEDGYGKLIVLDHAGPYKTKYGHLSKILVREGQRVEAGDIIGLIGSTGRSTGSHLHFEILINGNPVNPLKYLP
- the scfB gene encoding thioether cross-link-forming SCIFF peptide maturase, yielding MMHIYRYKGVNIAVDEFSGGIHVLDEITYEILKEYDGYQGKAPLEDLTLEKVLPKLEGRYSPAEVMEALEEIKTLIAEGQLFSEDKFKENYKPPKTEIKAMCLNIAHDCNMRCRYCFAGTGSYGHERGLMPLTIAQKAIDFLIENSGYRKNLEVDFFGGEPLLNWEVVKATVLYGKAKAKAFGKNISFTLTTNALLLTDEVREFLAEHDMGIVLSLDGREEVHDRMRPLPGGKASYQTVLTNIKNFLEKWGDRPYYIRGTFTAQNPDFAEDFKALAQEGFKSISLEPVVLPDSSPLALREELLPVLKAQYDELGEYLYKLWQEGKNVEFFHFNLNPYEGPCLHKRLSGCGAGFEYIAVSPEGDIYPCHQFVGKDEYRMGNVEEGIVRKDIPETFKNAHIYNKTECATCWARYYCSGGCHANNLNMTGSLLKPYKTSCEMMRKRVEIALYLTLKKEGLI
- the scfA gene encoding six-cysteine ranthipeptide SCIFF → MKHIKSLKGSLGHFEGKGCGNCQASCQSACKTSCTVGNQVCKN
- a CDS encoding toprim domain-containing protein — its product is MNEDALPHGNCFRCGFTGDIWGLLKECADLFVDNIETVWEILEENSQERDLETQKIMGKTVLRGFVNEKNVEKILSEAKGKCMYMEKLGFNAQEMEECDIYYRDGSESADCNESNDFRYRVIYAIRDINEKVVGLQGRSIFDDEQEREHKVLGDNFWKKQYWENSEITEEQKNNKKKKLTSRIINTVGFKRDENLYLLYKYVKNPNEYKKVVIVEGPKDAARVYCYRLDDVAVVATLGNSISERQMELLMEVFGKDIEMILAYDNTDDGIKANIATYEKMKKFGFSRVKILVYPKKNKKDRYKDFGEMVAPRDSAFYQIVRRKIQHAIDEAVDIETYRKKFGLASDTLETQKTQEKSFRDEVNAYFLSRVTGKIKKEKEMEAEKKKESIQADKSKIDKEKLVHEIMEDFYITETEARSLVYREAV
- a CDS encoding DUF6431 domain-containing protein — protein: MANNWRKNLKKEKKEKSSSKVYGADTPLTEDFPPYRTLIVTYLGASVKEYLENYLNFLEENQWYCPVCSAKMSFHGWYRRKIITLDGTTTRIPIARYRCSNCRKTHAILPDFVAPYRHYSQVLIAAVVEEVVSKQVPPERVEGNQDIPTTRRWIRRFLKRCHEVIGVLESIAFRYTGQIKSLLTEARSSPWEQMLAALELLPAVKATSVFGAVNLWLTMDVVGLWL